A single region of the Streptomyces sp. ITFR-16 genome encodes:
- a CDS encoding ABC transporter ATP-binding protein, with amino-acid sequence MAAQRTITRTEAVGDDVPRLAARDITVGYGGRTVIKGLDVEIPSGVVTTIIGPNGCGKSTLLRTLTRLLKPAGGAVVLDGEDIAGLRTRDVAKKLGLLPQAPVAPEGLTVSDLVARGRHPHQSWLRQWSSDDAAVVERALAMTGVADLADRPVDSLSGGQRQRVWISMTLAQGTDLLLLDEPTTYLDLAHAIDVLDLVDDLHESGCTVVMVLHDLNLATRYSDNLVVMREGSILAQGHPRDVITAELLDEAFGLRAKVIDDPVGDRPLIVPIGRTHAQVN; translated from the coding sequence GTGGCCGCGCAACGCACCATCACCAGGACCGAGGCGGTGGGCGACGACGTCCCACGGCTGGCGGCCAGGGACATCACCGTCGGCTACGGCGGCCGGACCGTCATCAAGGGCCTCGACGTCGAGATCCCCTCCGGGGTCGTCACCACGATCATCGGCCCCAACGGCTGCGGGAAGTCGACGCTGCTGCGCACCCTGACCCGGCTGCTGAAACCGGCCGGCGGCGCGGTCGTGCTGGACGGCGAGGACATCGCCGGGCTCCGGACCAGGGACGTGGCGAAGAAGCTCGGTCTGCTGCCGCAGGCGCCCGTGGCGCCGGAGGGGCTGACGGTGTCGGACCTGGTCGCCAGAGGGCGCCATCCGCACCAGAGCTGGCTGCGGCAGTGGTCGTCGGACGACGCCGCCGTCGTGGAACGGGCGCTGGCCATGACCGGGGTGGCCGACCTGGCCGACCGGCCCGTGGACTCGCTCTCCGGCGGACAGCGCCAGCGGGTCTGGATATCGATGACCCTGGCTCAGGGCACCGATCTGCTGCTGCTGGACGAGCCCACCACCTATCTGGACCTGGCGCACGCGATCGACGTGCTCGACCTCGTGGACGACCTCCACGAGTCGGGGTGCACCGTGGTGATGGTGCTGCACGACCTCAACCTCGCCACGCGCTACAGCGACAACCTCGTGGTGATGCGCGAGGGGTCGATCCTGGCGCAGGGGCACCCCCGTGACGTGATCACCGCGGAGCTGCTGGACGAGGCGTTCGGGCTGCGGGCCAAGGTGATCGACGACCCGGTGGGCGACCGGCCCCTCATCGTGCCCATCGGACGGACGCACGCACAGGTCAACTAG
- a CDS encoding ABC transporter ATP-binding protein — MSTTTTPAPPPPATLRTATGGEATRWLAAHCREVPWLSAATLFTTVAGAALQVLPVLLLGQVVDGVVDGESRAVLVRVGALMVAAALLGAAATAASTYLIGRLGADLLATLREGAVRAVLGLPSARIEQVGRGDVLSRVGDDVAVLSRGIRSAIPTVFSAGVLVAIATVGMFGLDWRLGLAGAGALPAYALALRWYLPRSAPLYRKQRTAQADRAQALISGLNGIDTVRAYRLEGAFREKVTDESWRVRDLGIEVFRFFGRFVGRENRAEFIGLVLILLVGYALLEGDAATLGEVSAAPLMFHRLFTPLGAIMFTFDEAQKSGASLTRLVGVLGEDAEERLVGDAGVTPAADVPYPVRVEGLTFRYPDTEDPVLCDVSLTIPAGGSLALVGATGAGKSTLAALIAGIGTPQEGSVRIGPTDLADLDEAGARALVSILTQETHVFSGPLSDDLRLAAPEATDAELLDALRTVGAGGWVEALPGGLHTTVGEGGERLDVTKVAQIALARLVLARSPVVVLDESTAEAGSEGAAELERAVLAACAGRTTLFVAHRLTQAMAADRIAVLDAGRVVEQGTHQELVAQGGRYARLWRAWREGS; from the coding sequence GTGAGCACCACCACGACCCCCGCCCCCCCGCCCCCGGCGACCCTGCGCACGGCGACGGGGGGTGAGGCCACCCGGTGGCTCGCGGCGCACTGCCGCGAAGTGCCGTGGCTGTCGGCCGCGACGCTGTTCACCACGGTGGCCGGGGCGGCGCTCCAGGTCCTCCCGGTGCTGCTGCTGGGCCAGGTGGTCGACGGGGTCGTGGACGGTGAGTCACGCGCGGTGCTGGTCAGGGTCGGGGCGCTGATGGTGGCCGCCGCGCTGCTCGGCGCGGCGGCCACCGCGGCATCGACATATCTGATCGGACGGCTCGGCGCCGACCTGCTGGCCACGCTGCGGGAGGGCGCCGTCCGCGCGGTGCTGGGCCTGCCGAGCGCGCGGATAGAGCAGGTCGGCCGGGGCGATGTGCTCTCCCGGGTGGGCGACGACGTCGCCGTGCTGTCCCGGGGCATCCGGAGCGCGATCCCCACCGTGTTCTCGGCGGGGGTACTCGTCGCCATCGCCACCGTCGGCATGTTCGGACTGGACTGGCGGCTCGGGCTCGCGGGCGCCGGCGCGCTGCCGGCGTACGCGCTGGCGCTGCGCTGGTATCTGCCCCGCTCCGCCCCGCTCTACCGCAAGCAGCGGACGGCCCAGGCCGACCGCGCCCAGGCGTTGATCAGCGGCCTGAACGGAATCGACACGGTCCGGGCGTACCGCCTGGAGGGCGCGTTCCGCGAGAAGGTCACCGACGAGTCGTGGCGGGTGCGCGATCTCGGCATCGAGGTGTTCCGGTTCTTCGGCCGGTTCGTCGGCCGGGAGAACCGGGCCGAGTTCATCGGCCTGGTCCTGATCCTGCTGGTGGGGTACGCCCTGCTGGAGGGCGACGCGGCCACCCTCGGCGAGGTGTCGGCCGCCCCGCTGATGTTCCACCGGCTGTTCACCCCGCTCGGGGCGATCATGTTCACCTTCGACGAGGCGCAGAAGTCGGGCGCGAGCCTGACCCGTCTGGTCGGGGTGCTGGGGGAGGACGCCGAGGAGCGGCTGGTGGGCGACGCCGGCGTGACACCGGCGGCGGACGTGCCGTACCCGGTACGGGTGGAGGGGCTGACGTTTCGTTATCCCGACACCGAGGACCCGGTGCTGTGCGACGTGAGTCTGACGATCCCGGCCGGCGGCTCGCTCGCGCTGGTGGGGGCGACGGGCGCCGGCAAGTCGACGCTGGCCGCGCTGATCGCCGGCATCGGCACCCCGCAGGAGGGCTCGGTGCGCATCGGGCCGACCGACCTCGCGGATCTGGACGAGGCGGGCGCGCGGGCGCTGGTGAGCATCCTCACACAGGAGACCCATGTGTTCTCCGGTCCGCTCTCCGACGACCTGAGGCTGGCCGCTCCCGAGGCGACGGACGCCGAACTGCTGGACGCCCTGCGCACGGTGGGGGCCGGCGGCTGGGTCGAGGCGCTGCCCGGCGGACTGCACACCACCGTCGGTGAGGGCGGTGAGCGGCTGGACGTCACCAAGGTGGCCCAGATCGCCCTGGCCCGGCTGGTGCTGGCCCGCTCGCCCGTGGTGGTGCTCGACGAGTCCACCGCGGAGGCGGGCAGCGAGGGCGCGGCCGAACTGGAGCGCGCCGTGCTGGCCGCATGCGCGGGCCGCACCACGCTGTTCGTGGCGCACCGGCTGACCCAGGCGATGGCGGCGGACCGGATCGCCGTGCTGGACGCGGGACGGGTGGTGGAACAGGGCACCCACCAGGAGTTGGTCGCTCAGGGCGGCCGGTACGCACGACTGTGGCGGGCCTGGCGGGAAGGTAGTTAG
- a CDS encoding iron-siderophore ABC transporter substrate-binding protein, whose product MLLDRTSPRKTWRRLAAVLTAATLGVGLLAGCGSDAEDKPSDKAPAAAKGAFPVTVEHAFGSTKITKAPQRVVSVGYTDDQTILAFGIKPVGMVDQYPNPEGKTPDVNTQWPWVKDKWGDSRPEVIMKNGDSGPNYEKIAGLRPDLIIAVYSEIDQAAYDKLSKIAPTVGRTKAEKEPFSAPWQDNALHIAKALGKEKEGKEMVAGIQSQLDTAAKAHPEFAKQTAVALSWYDNSVAPFTTTDVRGRLLTGIGYKGATEIDKIAGGKFYTKLSPERMDLVDVDRIFVINDKADQEALKKSKLFSNLKAVKEGRVSYLLDGEGPAVGAAISQGTLLSMPYAIDELVKAAGQ is encoded by the coding sequence ATGCTCCTCGACAGAACGTCGCCCAGGAAGACTTGGCGGCGGTTGGCCGCGGTACTGACCGCGGCGACCCTCGGCGTCGGCCTTCTCGCGGGATGCGGCTCCGACGCGGAGGACAAGCCGAGCGACAAGGCTCCGGCCGCCGCCAAGGGCGCGTTCCCGGTCACCGTGGAGCACGCGTTCGGGTCCACGAAGATCACCAAGGCCCCCCAGCGGGTCGTCTCCGTCGGATACACGGACGACCAGACCATCCTGGCGTTCGGCATCAAGCCGGTGGGCATGGTCGACCAGTACCCGAACCCCGAGGGCAAGACCCCCGACGTCAACACCCAGTGGCCCTGGGTGAAGGACAAGTGGGGCGACTCCCGCCCCGAGGTCATCATGAAGAACGGTGACTCCGGCCCCAACTACGAGAAGATCGCGGGCCTCCGGCCGGACCTGATCATCGCCGTCTACTCGGAGATCGACCAGGCCGCCTACGACAAGCTGTCGAAGATCGCCCCGACGGTCGGCCGCACCAAGGCCGAGAAGGAGCCCTTCAGCGCGCCCTGGCAGGACAACGCGCTGCACATCGCCAAGGCCCTCGGCAAGGAGAAGGAGGGCAAGGAGATGGTGGCCGGCATCCAGTCGCAGCTGGACACCGCCGCGAAGGCACACCCCGAGTTCGCCAAGCAGACCGCCGTGGCGCTCTCCTGGTACGACAACTCCGTCGCGCCCTTCACCACCACCGATGTGCGCGGACGCCTGCTGACCGGCATCGGCTACAAGGGCGCCACCGAGATCGACAAGATCGCCGGCGGCAAGTTCTACACCAAGCTGTCGCCCGAGCGCATGGACCTCGTCGACGTCGACCGCATCTTCGTCATCAACGACAAGGCCGACCAGGAGGCCCTGAAGAAGTCCAAGCTCTTCAGCAACCTCAAGGCGGTCAAGGAGGGACGCGTCTCGTACCTCCTCGACGGCGAGGGCCCGGCGGTCGGCGCCGCCATCTCCCAGGGCACGCTGCTGTCCATGCCGTACGCGATCGACGAGCTCGTCAAGGCGGCCGGTCAGTGA